Proteins co-encoded in one Flavivirga eckloniae genomic window:
- a CDS encoding tetratricopeptide repeat protein produces the protein MTIKSYLTTILLLIGALSAAQNMKEGFGLLETGNYKAAESFFETVLKDYPDNKTAKLCFGRAVGLNGNPQKAISVFTDLLDDYPDDFEVKLNYAESLLWSKNYQDAKRYYEGILKDNDKSFAALLGYANTLSNLKIYDDALTYVNKALEVSPGNPNALTSKKYIYLGYAYQNQQLQNYDEAESLLKKNLSLFENDKETLLNLSNVYLISNQLEKAKTTYETLGADSKNRLISLNGLALVSHLGSKEKDALKISKQAYDGLSNVKDTTLIKQTKERYIQALIWNKKFKDAQVLIDELIETHPNQNWILALRATLNIYKSDFKKSIADYNRILENDSTSFDGNLGKANAKKALGLYSDAYQSANNTLRFYDKQKDATQFIKDLNTSFIPFLEAKGSYSFDNGDNEAYAFQTNLEFPTSIKFKWLANYGYRTTSNSVTNNKATSNNFSLGLAYQLLPNVTFKGTAGISSANVSTNDYKQLLVHAAFNIKPFKLQVLDIGYLREIQSFNADLLDREIVMNNFYANYNLSTNFNLGWFTQYYYTSQSDDNNRHLLFTSLYYNILPKPALKAGINYQYITFKNQVPTIYFSPSTFNAVEIFINIIKDEVIAKPKEWFYGLTAATGFQFIENDAKQSTYRVQGSLGYKFSPRALLNVYGTRSNIASASAAGFTFTEIGLRFKWYLFDKPVFKK, from the coding sequence ATGACTATTAAATCGTATTTAACCACAATACTCCTTCTTATAGGTGCATTAAGTGCAGCCCAAAACATGAAGGAAGGGTTTGGCTTACTGGAAACTGGTAATTATAAAGCTGCTGAATCATTTTTTGAAACCGTATTAAAAGATTATCCGGATAACAAGACTGCCAAGTTATGTTTTGGACGTGCTGTTGGCTTAAACGGAAACCCACAAAAAGCCATTTCTGTATTCACAGACTTGTTGGATGATTACCCCGACGATTTTGAGGTTAAACTGAATTATGCAGAATCCTTACTTTGGAGTAAAAACTATCAAGACGCAAAACGTTACTATGAAGGGATCCTTAAAGATAATGACAAAAGTTTTGCTGCTCTTTTGGGTTATGCCAATACGTTATCCAATCTTAAAATATATGATGATGCTTTAACTTATGTGAATAAAGCTTTAGAAGTTTCTCCAGGCAATCCAAATGCTTTAACTTCTAAAAAGTATATCTATTTGGGTTATGCTTACCAAAACCAACAGCTACAAAACTATGATGAGGCTGAATCGCTACTAAAAAAAAACTTATCACTTTTTGAAAACGACAAGGAAACCCTTCTTAATTTATCTAACGTATATCTTATTTCCAATCAATTGGAAAAAGCTAAGACAACATACGAAACGCTTGGGGCTGATTCAAAAAACCGATTGATCTCATTAAACGGACTCGCCTTAGTTTCTCATTTAGGTAGCAAAGAAAAAGACGCACTTAAAATTAGCAAGCAAGCTTACGATGGTCTCTCTAATGTTAAAGACACAACGCTTATTAAACAAACTAAAGAACGTTATATACAAGCTTTAATCTGGAACAAAAAGTTTAAGGATGCTCAGGTTTTAATAGATGAACTTATAGAAACGCACCCCAACCAAAATTGGATTTTAGCTTTACGTGCTACCTTAAATATTTATAAGAGCGATTTTAAAAAGAGTATTGCAGATTACAATCGGATTTTAGAAAATGACAGCACGTCTTTCGATGGTAACTTAGGTAAAGCCAATGCAAAAAAGGCTCTAGGGCTTTATAGTGATGCTTACCAATCGGCCAACAATACATTACGCTTTTATGATAAGCAAAAAGATGCCACGCAGTTTATTAAAGACCTAAATACAAGTTTTATACCTTTTCTAGAGGCTAAAGGTTCTTATTCTTTTGACAATGGTGATAATGAAGCCTATGCATTTCAAACGAATCTGGAATTTCCAACATCTATAAAGTTTAAATGGTTAGCTAATTATGGATACAGAACTACGAGCAACTCTGTAACGAACAACAAAGCCACATCCAACAATTTCTCCTTAGGACTTGCCTATCAGTTATTACCAAATGTAACCTTTAAAGGCACAGCCGGAATATCTTCAGCTAATGTTAGTACTAACGATTATAAACAACTACTAGTTCATGCTGCTTTTAATATCAAACCTTTTAAGTTACAAGTATTAGATATTGGCTACTTGCGGGAAATTCAAAGCTTTAATGCAGACTTACTGGATCGCGAAATTGTGATGAATAATTTCTATGCTAATTACAACCTAAGTACTAATTTTAATTTAGGGTGGTTTACACAATACTATTATACCTCACAAAGCGACGATAACAACAGACACTTATTATTTACCTCCCTGTACTATAACATCTTACCAAAGCCCGCGCTTAAGGCTGGTATAAACTACCAATACATTACTTTTAAGAATCAAGTGCCGACTATTTACTTTAGTCCATCTACGTTTAATGCCGTCGAGATATTTATAAATATTATTAAAGATGAAGTGATTGCCAAACCTAAGGAATGGTTTTACGGGCTAACTGCTGCTACCGGTTTTCAGTTTATTGAAAACGATGCCAAGCAAAGTACCTACCGTGTACAAGGCTCTTTAGGTTATAAATTTTCGCCCAGAGCGTTATTGAATGTTTATGGTACCCGTAGTAATATTGCTTCTGCTAGTGCTGCCGGATTTACTTTTACCGAAATTGGTTTAAGATTTAAATGGTATTTATTTGACAAGCCAGTTTTTAAGAAGTAA
- a CDS encoding response regulator, protein MKILAIDDQQLILLSLEKHLTDLGYDVKYADNGKEGLELFDTFKPDVVIVDINMDGMSGLEVVKAIRLEKKSDTKILVLSGNTDEDTIIDGFGLGIDDYMKKPVSLNEVTVRISRMFGIKTIKSENKDTKDQMLQKRCVGVVIPCYNEETRLLSKEFIEFVNSNLGYHLCFVNDGSTDNTLKVLNNLSKNRETNISVYNCEKNGGKAEAVRQGVLHLAKDDQLDYIGYLDADLSTDFRDFDDLVKTIESSDFKIVSGSRMSRMGANITKESARKIISKTINLIIRTILGMPFNDTQCGAKIMDKDIAKLMFKDKFITRWIFDVEIFIRMRKYYGKKKAVSYICEQPLKRWIHADGSKLSMRDSIKIVGQLGQIAIHYR, encoded by the coding sequence ATAAAAATTTTAGCCATTGACGACCAACAACTTATACTGCTATCATTGGAAAAACATTTAACTGACTTAGGTTATGATGTAAAATATGCAGACAATGGAAAAGAGGGCCTTGAGCTTTTCGACACATTTAAACCAGATGTGGTTATTGTAGACATAAATATGGATGGCATGTCTGGACTGGAAGTTGTAAAAGCTATTAGATTGGAAAAAAAATCTGATACCAAAATTTTAGTATTATCCGGAAATACAGATGAAGATACCATTATTGATGGATTTGGATTGGGTATAGATGATTATATGAAAAAGCCTGTATCGCTTAACGAAGTTACTGTGAGAATATCCAGAATGTTTGGTATAAAAACTATAAAATCTGAAAACAAGGACACAAAGGACCAAATGCTTCAAAAGCGTTGTGTTGGTGTTGTTATTCCTTGCTATAATGAAGAAACGCGACTTTTAAGTAAAGAGTTTATTGAGTTTGTAAACAGTAATCTGGGCTACCACTTGTGCTTTGTAAACGACGGTAGTACAGATAATACTTTAAAAGTATTAAACAACTTAAGTAAGAACAGGGAGACTAATATTAGTGTTTACAATTGTGAAAAAAATGGCGGTAAGGCTGAAGCTGTAAGACAAGGGGTATTGCATTTAGCCAAGGACGATCAATTGGATTATATAGGCTACTTAGATGCTGATTTATCTACAGACTTTAGAGATTTTGATGATCTGGTAAAGACTATAGAATCTTCAGATTTTAAAATTGTAAGTGGTTCCAGAATGAGTAGAATGGGTGCGAATATCACTAAAGAATCTGCACGTAAAATAATTAGTAAAACAATTAACCTTATTATAAGAACTATTTTAGGTATGCCATTTAACGACACGCAATGTGGCGCAAAAATTATGGATAAAGACATCGCTAAACTAATGTTCAAGGATAAATTTATTACGCGCTGGATCTTTGATGTTGAAATTTTTATAAGAATGCGAAAATACTACGGAAAGAAAAAGGCTGTTTCGTATATCTGTGAGCAACCACTTAAAAGATGGATTCATGCAGATGGTTCTAAATTATCAATGAGGGATTCTATAAAAATTGTTGGACAACTTGGACAAATTGCTATCCATTATAGATAA
- a CDS encoding STAS domain-containing protein encodes MNLKTKIMALRITEQNGIFFLEGAINVSTTLNFQNHLESILNQKKGLTIDVENVTEIDPSGMQVLRELYSKAQSKKRPFFVVGTGCKEIYDDFLHTCAA; translated from the coding sequence ATGAATTTAAAGACAAAGATTATGGCACTTAGAATTACAGAACAAAACGGAATCTTTTTTCTTGAAGGAGCGATTAACGTTTCTACCACCTTAAATTTTCAAAACCACTTGGAGTCTATTTTAAACCAAAAGAAAGGGTTGACTATAGATGTTGAAAATGTTACCGAAATCGACCCTTCAGGTATGCAAGTCTTAAGGGAACTTTACAGTAAAGCACAATCTAAAAAACGACCATTTTTTGTTGTAGGTACCGGTTGTAAAGAGATTTATGATGATTTTTTGCACACATGTGCAGCGTAG
- a CDS encoding oligosaccharide flippase family protein produces MQIKSFILSKRITPEQLFMLSVLIVNGGNYLYNLILGRLLGPTQFADAAVLVTFLLVLSFIAMTFQLATAKFSVLFESGLFKSFVLRVYKNALSVGILLGLAIIIFAPQLQKLFNTTTSQMFVIFGCGVPFYFLMSVNRGIFQGKNELKSLSVTYQAEMLSRLVITLLLIYVLSSVSFSALIALGIAISFLFGLIPFSVKDISFKETTIIDKTHLKSIRSFFILTAFYELTQIVINNSDILLVKHYFEPYEAGLYASLALIGRIVYFIAWMFVMLLLPKVVQLKKENKSASKVLFKYVLYIGVISFVIVLGCFLFPKTIITMLFGESYISMASLLWKYGLATSMFALSNIFAYYYLSLDKYIPVIISGVFGMLQMALVVFFHESLEQVVYMQIIAMVLLLLIQLTFYKLDYKNR; encoded by the coding sequence ATGCAAATCAAATCGTTTATTCTATCTAAAAGAATTACCCCAGAACAGCTATTTATGTTAAGTGTACTTATAGTTAATGGTGGTAATTATTTGTATAACTTAATTCTTGGTCGCCTTTTAGGACCAACACAATTTGCCGATGCCGCAGTATTGGTTACATTTTTACTTGTATTATCATTTATAGCAATGACCTTTCAACTAGCAACAGCCAAGTTTTCTGTACTCTTTGAATCGGGTTTATTTAAAAGCTTTGTTCTAAGAGTTTATAAAAATGCACTTTCGGTAGGGATACTTTTAGGTCTGGCTATAATAATATTTGCACCCCAGTTACAGAAGTTGTTTAATACAACCACATCTCAAATGTTTGTGATTTTTGGTTGTGGCGTACCCTTTTATTTTTTAATGAGTGTTAACAGAGGGATTTTTCAAGGAAAAAACGAGTTAAAATCACTTTCTGTAACCTATCAAGCAGAAATGCTTAGTAGGCTTGTAATTACCTTGTTACTAATTTATGTATTATCAAGCGTATCCTTTTCTGCTCTTATTGCATTAGGTATTGCTATATCTTTTCTATTTGGCTTAATACCATTTAGTGTTAAGGACATTTCGTTTAAAGAAACGACCATTATAGATAAAACACATCTTAAGTCCATAAGGAGCTTTTTCATCTTAACAGCATTTTACGAGCTTACTCAAATAGTTATTAATAATAGCGACATATTATTGGTTAAGCACTATTTTGAGCCTTACGAAGCTGGGCTGTATGCTTCATTGGCACTTATTGGCCGCATTGTATATTTTATTGCCTGGATGTTTGTTATGTTGTTATTACCAAAGGTGGTACAACTAAAAAAAGAGAATAAAAGTGCATCAAAAGTTTTATTTAAATATGTACTATATATAGGTGTTATTTCTTTTGTAATAGTGTTGGGATGCTTTTTGTTTCCCAAAACAATTATTACCATGCTATTTGGAGAAAGCTATATATCTATGGCAAGCTTACTTTGGAAATACGGTCTTGCGACTTCCATGTTTGCGCTATCTAACATTTTTGCCTATTACTATTTGTCTCTAGATAAATACATACCTGTAATTATATCTGGTGTATTTGGTATGTTGCAAATGGCATTAGTTGTGTTTTTTCATGAAAGTTTAGAGCAAGTCGTTTATATGCAAATAATCGCTATGGTTTTACTGCTATTAATACAACTTACATTTTATAAACTGGATTATAAAAATA
- a CDS encoding glycosyltransferase, translating into MKLAIVTAYPKSNITLNEYAYHLVKHFRQREDITELVLLTDTTTDGKKDIEFTESGCKITIKECWSFNSYKNVFSVTRAINKTKPDSILFNLQFTKFGNKKVAAALGLMLPLICKLKNIPSIALLHNTFDEVGLDNKKFANSKLMKKINGFIGKTLTRLVLQADVVAVTMKKHVKYLKSEYNAENIELIPHGTFEILEEPSFDIPLQPFKVLAFGKFGTCKKVETLIQAVEKIKAYSNLNLELVIAGTDNPSTPGYLEMVKKAYGHIEGLTFTGYVEEKDVPKLFMESSLIVLPYTEANGSSGVLHQAGGYAKAVAIPNLGDLPHLVNEAGYRCEFFEPKSICSLALAIQKILENNSYRAELERANYKAATAYPMSRITNMYVNTFQSIILKKKKEKLQEQQAIA; encoded by the coding sequence ATGAAACTAGCCATTGTAACAGCGTATCCGAAAAGTAACATCACATTAAATGAATATGCGTATCATTTAGTAAAACACTTTAGACAAAGAGAAGATATTACAGAGTTAGTATTATTAACAGATACTACTACTGATGGAAAAAAAGATATTGAATTTACCGAATCGGGATGTAAAATAACGATAAAGGAATGTTGGTCTTTTAATAGCTACAAAAACGTATTTAGCGTTACCAGAGCTATTAATAAAACTAAGCCAGATTCTATATTATTTAATTTACAGTTTACAAAGTTTGGTAATAAGAAAGTTGCAGCGGCTTTAGGTTTAATGTTGCCATTAATCTGTAAGCTTAAAAACATACCTAGTATTGCATTATTGCATAATACGTTTGATGAGGTAGGTTTAGACAACAAAAAATTTGCAAATAGCAAGCTAATGAAAAAAATTAATGGGTTTATAGGTAAAACCTTAACCCGATTGGTTCTTCAGGCTGATGTTGTTGCGGTTACCATGAAAAAGCATGTAAAATACTTAAAGTCGGAGTATAACGCAGAAAATATAGAACTCATTCCTCACGGTACATTCGAAATTTTAGAGGAACCAAGTTTCGATATACCATTGCAACCTTTTAAGGTGTTAGCATTCGGAAAGTTTGGGACTTGTAAAAAAGTTGAAACATTAATTCAAGCGGTTGAAAAGATTAAAGCTTATTCAAACTTAAATTTAGAGCTTGTTATAGCTGGTACAGATAATCCTAGTACGCCAGGGTATTTAGAGATGGTAAAAAAAGCTTATGGCCATATAGAAGGATTAACGTTTACAGGATATGTAGAAGAAAAAGATGTACCAAAATTATTTATGGAGAGTTCGTTAATTGTATTGCCTTATACAGAAGCCAATGGAAGTTCAGGTGTATTACATCAAGCTGGAGGCTATGCTAAAGCAGTGGCCATACCCAACTTAGGAGATTTACCTCATTTAGTAAACGAAGCAGGATATAGATGTGAGTTTTTCGAACCAAAAAGTATATGCAGCTTAGCACTGGCTATTCAAAAAATTCTTGAAAACAATAGCTATAGAGCAGAATTAGAACGTGCTAATTATAAAGCAGCGACGGCTTATCCAATGTCCAGAATTACAAATATGTACGTAAATACATTTCAATCAATAATCTTAAAAAAGAAAAAAGAAAAGTTACAAGAACAACAAGCTATTGCCTAA